A stretch of DNA from Anopheles nili chromosome 2, idAnoNiliSN_F5_01, whole genome shotgun sequence:
CTGCCTGCTGTAAAAGTATTATTTCGTAAGCACTAAAAATGCGTTGATAATATTTAATAGAACCTGGCTTATGGTTTGGTGATGTTGCTGACATGCAATATTGATACCGGCACCGGAAACGTTCAATCATAAAACGAACATTATTATTGTacggataaaaaaatattatcaacCTTAAGACTCTTTTCTATGCGCTAAAGGTAAATGGTGAGCAACAGCTGACATCAAAAGGATTATAATTATAAATCACTATTCCGGTAAACGATATGATATAACACGCGCAAGAAGTATGACGCAAGAAGAAACGATAGAGAAAGTGTCTTCAGCGAGCGCGGCTAGTTTAATGAAGATTTAATTTGGTTACATGTTTCAACATTGACCTATCATAGACTCGCACttggtgaataattttcatGAGCCTATGCTGCAATTTTCCCCGGCATCACAAGCCTCTTGGCCGTATTACGTGAGTGTATAGGGGGGAATTATTCGACGGCATCTTATCTTATCTTTGAAATAGCAATGAGATATCCGAAGTCCATTACGAAGCTGGTGATATTTGTTTGCAGGTAAAATGAGAGGTGTATAAAGCGCCTTTCTGATGCAGAGTACATATTTGATGAGTGAGATTCTCGAACCTTAGTAAATGCCATCGTACTAAATAATGTCGTTTTTCCAACAAACAAATGATCATGGAAATTCAAACATATTCTGACACATAAAATGCTAAGCGTCGTTTGATCCACCTCAACATCTTTCCCGCCATGTGATCGACACTATTCGCCCATCTTTTTGTCCTCGAACTATGAAGATGAAGACGAGGAAAATATTGCCATGGTATGGTTGGATGCCAAGGTTACGGCGAACAGGCAGGAGAACCACACCGTCTACCCACATACCGGATTTTACACATGGTATAAGCAGCGAATGGAAGAATGACGGCATGGTATTGAAATCAGAAACgtaagaaaaaaagtggtACAAAAACACGCAATTCATTCTTTGAAGATTGGTGTAAACTTCTTGAAACGTGTATATTTCGATGTGAAGGTTTAGAAACGAAGTAAGGTGgccttttttaatttgaaccAAATAgatagaattaaaaaaaaactaacaaaatgATCGCATCAAAAAACGTTACCAAATCTTGGGCaattatagaaaaaaataaataaatcagtaACAAATTGAAGGATGAAACGATTCCCCCAAAACCAGTATCTCGCATCGAAGTAAACCATGATTTTTACCAAACGATGTTAGGAAAGAAAATTAAGGAAAAGCAATACAAAACCACGATGATAGAGCAAAGATTTCGGGACAAAAGGCACCTTCGTACATATATGTATGCCTATAGGCACGGAGCGTCGTCTTCGGTGCGACAATGTGCCCTGAACCCGCACCCGCGGCCTTCCGGAACCGGTTTATTGCGCAAATCAAATTGGAAAAGGGaagtatataaaaaaatgcgtCAATGAAACAACCATTCGCCGCGAGAACCACAGCATCTGGGAGGCTTGGTAAGTTGATGGCATAATTCGTTTCCGATCAAGTCCatgggtggttttgattttgtgcGTTCCGTTGCACACATGTGCGAAGAATATATATCTACGATAAAAGGTCGTGGTTTATCTTTCGCGTTGAATTCATTATCCTTTTGCTGGCAAGCATCTCAAATGAATTTTTCCGAAAAGGCTGCTGACGACCACCTCTGGAAGGCGTTTTGATTGTATCTTTCGCAAGTTTCTTACTTAAacgaacttttttttaaattattgaagtTCAACTGCTGTTCAAATACCATAGACGGTTCAATATCATAATGATTGATACTTTAGAAGATAATGGCAGGCAAACATGGGGCAGTTAACCTCAAAAACTAGTACAGGTCAGACGTATATTACACAAATTAGTTATGTAAGCGATAAAACACTTACCAGACCTGCCCGTAGGCTCCGCTACCAACCGGTGTCAGGGTTTGATACTTCTTCGGTACCTCCCATTCCGTTTTGTTAATTTCCGTTCGATAGAAATTGGGCATGTTGCGATTCTGTGTCCCGATGGTTCCACTGCCTATTGGGAAGGACGGgttttttacccttttttgcGAAACTctctggcttttttttacaccccACACTGATATGCCACCAGGCGGCCAAACTGATATGCCGGCAATAATACGCCGCGGCCGTAtcaacaccaacaccggtTCTGATTCATACACGCTTTTTCACTCCCTTTCTGAGGCCACTTTGAGTTTAGGCAGTTGTTTACCTAGGCACTGTTACTTGTTGCGGTTGATAAGCGTTGTACAATTTAGCGCACTTTATTTGAAAGATGGGTTAAATATTTGTGGTtattaaaatgcaaacactAGAACACGCCGGGTTGGTTGTAACAACCGAAACATAACGCACTGAAGATTCAAAATATGTTTAGGTAACGCATCGCGAAAGCTTATTTAGTAACATACATTTGTTTGAAACCCGTCGTTGTATCTGAAAAATAATCCAGTTGAACTAGTACTTAGCTCAATATCTCTAATAAACTTAAACGACAGAGAATTCTTACAAACGAATCTTTTATGTTGATTATGTTCGTCTGCCCGAAAGGCAAACACTTTTGAATCTCTTGTTACGTTCCTGCATGAAATAGAAAGATCGGTATGAAAAATTGTTCCCAATGCATCACAGGATCGCGAATACTTCTCAGCTAAGGCACGTAACAAAACAGAGTAAACGCCAGCAATAACAAATCACATTACAGCTTTTCTCTTGATGTAAATTGATACACTGTTTCGAATTTACGATTTTCCAACGTTTAGAATTCCCATCtagcgtggaaaatgtgattttttataaCAGGTGTGCCTGGATTGCTGACGCCTAAGTTAATCACCACCTACTCTCGTGCACGGCAAATATTAACGCAAACATGCACCAtttggttgctttgatttatTCCAAACGATGTGTGTTCACGTACCGCCCAACGTGTGTCGTCTCGTAAAGTCACGAACTAACTCTAGCAGTGCTAGCACTACTAGCCTACGAGCACTAGATCGAAGAACATCGGAAACAATTCACCATTCTCCCGACTCGCAATCGACTGCGGTGGTCACGCTGCTCCGTGCACGGTTGACGACGTCACGCGCTTCACAAACAACaaatggtggcaaaaaaaaatatttttagattcCAACGCCCACCACCCGGGAAACGCGACGCGACGGCGGCACCTAATCAAGCCAACCACCAGCCTTTGGGCACACACCAACTGTTCACGGAACAGGAACGCCACAACACGAGACAAGAGTGCGGTTTTGGTAGCATCGAGGAAAGTTACCACACAACGCGACACGCAAAACTAATGCTTCCCAAACAAACCCGGGGAATAGTTgccggaaaatgttttcccgaTCCACCTCGACTACGCGCGGTAACTTTCCGAAGAACAAGACGAAACAACTGAGGAGACCGCAAGAAAATGATGTCTGTATAAACGAGGCAAGTTGTGATCATGATGGACATTTGACAGCAACGTAAAAAGCATAATGACATTTGTGATCAGAAAAATGAGCGGTTCAAAATCAAATGATTAAAATGCATTCTGTTGAATTGCATTGTTGCATTGAATTTTTAGTAATACTGAATGTGGTGTATAGACATATCTTTCtgataataattataaacGTTTTCCGTTGTACATTCATTCGTTGAATCCGATGATAAAACAATTATGCAATTATCtttgttcattttcatttgctgtCTACGAAACAATTGTGAGTCATGTTGTCATGTCATGTAGTCTATGTAAAATATTATATACTTAAATTATGCACATCTATTGTCCTCGAACACGACAACAATTATCCTTTAGATGAATGATTTAGTATAAATTATTCTAAAGTAAATCCTGCATATCAGCAATTTTTCAACTCGGATTGGGTATGGATTGCTTTCATGCTATTGAGTTTTACTTTTGGTTTAAAAGTTGTTGTGTATcacattcatttgttttattagacGTTTTCGACAAATAACATtcatgtcctttttcttccaagggaaaacataaaccttaaaaaaaaactagcatgTGTCATGATGGAAAACGTGAAGTTCTGTATGTATAACTTTCAGTTTATGTATAACATATAGATAACACTAATTACATTAATATAATGATGTTGAGTATTTTCAATAATATTACAAGGTTTATCACGATCACATTATATCACATGATCACATCAAACATAAACACTAGTAAACAGATATACCTCATGTCCTCTTTTTGAAGATGGATTCTGTCTTTAACCCTAATCATAACGCATGTTCcgattgtgaaaaaaaactacaacgTTACATAAACCGTCGAAACgacccaaaaaaacaaaaaaagagacccGTCGCATTGATgagtttcaaaactggtttaataTTTGTTCAAGCAATCTCTACCTGATGAGAAAAGAAGTTCGAATTAATGTTAACCACTAATAGTCATAGTTTGAAAATCTAGATAACATTAATTATCAATAATTCAGGTAATAGTTGTTGTTTGAAACAATCTCAAgtgaagagaataaaaaaaaacctgcaaaaAAAGTTCCATGTGCCGAAACCCGGGATTGAACCGGGGACCTTTAGATCTTCAGTCTAACGCTCTCCCAACTGAGCTATTTCGGCGCTGTTTATTTCCTCATGTTAAAGGGTTTATAAAAATTGCACAGCAATACTTCAGTTTACATTTGTGCATGATTTTATCAACGCTGTTCATTTCCTGCACTAATATTTTACAACACTGTTGCACAGTTGCTTAATCAACTATTGTCGTATTTGTTTACACTAAACATTTACTTATCCTTTCATGTAtagaatgttttgttttcaggTTAGTGAAATTGTTGAGTGTAGTACATGCACCGCATCAACATTATCCTCTGATTTCAGCTGTGCTTTGCATTGTTATTAAATATGGTTGATTCCTTTGTAGAAATACGACAGTATGGCATCTGCCGGCGAAGTTCATCGAACGTCGTATAAAATTTGGCACTCTCCTTAGGAATCAGGTAAAGGAAACAATCCTTAATGACGAACGTTTGCAGCGAAGGAAATTTTGCAGGTATTGCATCAAGTATGGAAACTTCCTGCAGCAAACACGAACGGCACATTTAATCTAGAgttgaaaatgcaaaattaaaagtcCAAAAACTTACCGTCACGATGGTTTCCGTTACGAGCCGTTCCAGGTGAGGAATCATGGGACAGTTTGCAAATATTTGGCTTGAAACGGACATGTTTTTGATGACTAGCACACGCAGCTTTGaaagcaaatttaaatttcggAACGCGTTTGAATCAAGTTCGTTGTCAAAATTTTGCAGGCAAAGAAAGGTGAGATTTGCGAAAACTTGAGCGATTTGCCTAATAAAATGTGTTTGGTCTTTAGCTGTGTTAAAATAGTACAAGGTCCTAAGCGTGCTTAATTGTGACACACTGAATAAAGAGAGTTGTTTGTATGATATCACCAGAGTTTGAAGAGAGGGTAGAGttaacttttttgtttcatccatTCGTTGACATCCTTCCAGGTTAAGAtactaaaacagaaaaaaagtattaatAAAAGCTTCCACTTCACAGCATACCGCAAAATTACTTACACTTAAATTCTCGAACCCATTGATAAGCTCTTTCACCTCGTTGACCAACTTAAAGTTGTTGATAGTGAGGGCTTTTAGTGACTTGGCGTAGGTGAACATACGCAGAAAATCGTTTTCAAAGATGTTGCAGAAATCGATAATGCGCAATGTTTCTAAGCCAACAATAGTTTCAGCAAAAACTCCCTTCCTATCGAGCCGACGTTTGTGCACTGGTGATACACTGTACATTATATACTTGTCGTTTTTCAATGATATATCCAACTCCTTCAGCGAACTGAAGTCACAATCAAATAGTTGCGCTACGTGGTCTTTAGAGATGAAGGACACCTTAAGCTCGATAAGCTGGGAGGAAATTGTGCTTAGAAGGTTCATCTCACTTCGGTACCGTACTGTTAGATGCAAAGTGTGAAGTCTCGGTGTGTTTAGCTTGCAGAGAGAATTTTGATAAAAAGATATATTAATCTTTTCCAAACACGCGCTATCGATGTGAACGCCGTTGGTGAGCGCTTCGTTCGCGGAAATGTTGAGCTCCGTTAAGTACGTCAGTTTGGGAATATTGGCCACCACCAAACCGAAAGCTAGCTTATGCTCCGAACGTAGCAGTAACGACAACGATTTCACCATTGCGGCTCCACTACTCAACGACCTGTCGATCGTATCGAGCAGCTCCTCGGTATCGAGCATGGCGTTCGAGTTAAATTCAATGGCGTGTTGGCGATTTAATAGCTCCACCCCAACGCCAGAGAAAAATTTGGCCTTGTTGTAATTGTACAGCACCAGTTTCTGACGACGTAGATAGTGATTGGAGTTGATTATGCTGTTCCACCGGCTGCATACCAGGGATACACGTTGACGGTCTTTCCATGGCAGATAGTCGAATATACAGCATAGCACCTTGGACAGCAAAGATTAAAACGTAATACGAAAAATGTACAGATATGCAAGATAATTGCAGGATATACATTACTTACCTCATTGGGGAAAAGgtttaaattcatttgaattgCTCTCAAAGACAAATCGGGACTGGAAAACGTCACACGAAAATTACTTGAGTCGGCAATAACCGCGTACACTCCAAACAAACGTGCAGTCGCAGTTTCCAAGGGATTGATAATAACAGCAAGAAGACAGTTGATGCCAACGAGAATGTAAACAAGCAGTGCGTTACTACGTGTTATGTGTCAGCTGTGAGAGGCACAGTGGTTTCGAATGGCAAGATGCATTGGcaacatttttatgaattaataaaatatcGTGTGTATGTTAAGCTATCGTGTGTAGGTTTCCATAATCATCAAGATGATATGTATGTTTAGTATTAATGCATAAAGTTTCTGTTGATTCGCGTCTGGAAAGACGTAGACATCACGCTGTTATCTGTACCATTTGAGGCAACGGTGTATAACACTATCCTTTTGCTGACACACTCCGTAATGTATGCAATTGCGTGTTATTGATTAAGGATATTCCTTTGTCTGCATCATGGTTATGAAAGGCACTGGAATGAAAATCCTTACTCTATCCTACCTGTGTCCATAACACCATGTCGGTTTAGTTGCCATTTTTCCAGTCGTTTATTGAACTGAGTGTAGTACCGCTCTCCAATACTAAGTGTTGAAAGTTGAGAGACGCCTAGATTACTTTTTTGGTTAAAAATCGTGAATAGAAAGGATAATTCTCTGACAAAAGTTTAGTAAATCTTATGTACCGGTATTGTAGGAGCACATATTCTTTTCAGCCATGGAAGCCatcgcaagaaaaaagaatattaCTTCAAGCACTTCAAAACGCCAAACGGTCGACAAATGAAACCGTCACAAAGTACAGTCATCAATCTTTTTAGATGAGAGTTTTCTAAATATCAAATCACTATATCAGCTATGGAATTGTGTAGAGCTGTGTTTATCGTATCGTTTATGGAATCTAAGGATCGACAAAACAACATCTTAAAACAACAAGATGCAATatctttttattacaaaaatattttattaaattagaTAAGCTTTTAAACGacgaaacaaataattaatCTTACACGAACTATTTTATACTGTATCGCGGCTAATACGTTCCACATAACGTGGAAACAATGTAGAGCCATTTGAAACGCATGCAAACGGAATCTAACTGATTCCGCTCAGTCTTCCCGGAATGCTTCGTTGGCGTAGGTGGTGCTTTTGGCACTGCGCTCTGATAACGAGTCGCTGATCGCAAGTggatcgttcatttttttcggGTTCGTTTGAACCTCAATCGAATCTAGGGACGAGCTGTTTGAGTACCGATAGCGCATGGCCAATATCATGAACAAACCCATATCGAGGAACATCAGCgcggcgaaaaggaaaaactccagCGATTGCGACTGAACGAACTTGGCTTCGGCGATGAATACCACTAGCATGTTACCGATGGCTACCGTGAGCAGCCAGAAGGCTTGTATGACCGATTTCATACTTTCTGGAGCTTGCGAGTACGAAAACTCTAGACCAGTGATTGAGAACATCACCTCGCCGGCGGTTATAACGACGTATTGGGGCACCAACCACAGCATGTGAACCGAGTTCGATGGAGTAATCACGTGTGTTTGAAGGTTCTAAAATTGAGCAAATAATGGAAgagaaatgtaataaaaatgccTGTAAGATGCCGTTTAAGTCTACGGGCATGTAACTCACAAATTCGTTCTCCAAAAACTCATCCAGAAGCAATGTGTAAACTCCGCCGAGACTCAGCTTTACGTTGGCAATCTGCCGATCGCCGACAAATACTCCGTACTCTCCATCCGTAACGGTCATTTGATCGTAGCGGTTGAGCGAGATATTGTAGACTAGGTCCGCGTTCCAGTTGTGTCGAAGCAAGACGTGCTTTGGCGTCCGCACGTTGGCCAGCAGCCGCATCCGGGGCAACCCATTGCGATGTTTTTCCGCCGTGTCGGCAAATTCGACGAAGCTGCTCTTGCCTCCCTTGCGGCTGATGAAGTAACTGACCGCATTGCCCGGATTTAAGTAGAAGGTGCCGCTGAACTCGGTCATATTATCTCGTACGCAGCTGATTTCGGCCGTTTCCGCCCTGAACTGGAACGTGGTGCTGTTACTGGGCACGTCAATATGGAGTGCTTCGAAGACACCTCGGGAAGGCACACTGAAACTTGTGAGGTTAGGCATATCCGTGTGGAAACGATAGTCGCAAGGTAGCCCGTTAAAGACACGCAGTTGGGCTTCATGGCCTGCCGGTAGGACTGCATTTGTACGATCAAGTGCGATCTCCACAAATCCGGACAGCACGAAGGCGGCTCCGGCGAGCAATCCACCAAAGGACAGTTTCTGCAGGGGCCGTCGGATACCAATCTTCGCCAGTACCGGATAGACGAAGCTCTCAAATATGGGAATGAAGGCCAAAATTAGCAACGGGTTGATAACCTGCATCTGGTCGGGTTTGATTGTGAAACCGCCAACTTCACCGTTCATGCGCGTCGCCTGGAATGTCCATCGAGAGCCCTGCTGGTCGAACAGCGCCCAAAATACGGGCAGCGGAATGTACAGGATCAGGATCTTCATCAGTGACTTGATGTCCGACACAATGCCTTTGCCGTATTTCGACTCCGCATAGTCTAGCCAATGATCCCGCGGATTGGCAGAGCGTTCCTTCGATCGCACGGTCAGCGCGTTACCAATGCACTTAAATACAAGCACGATCATATTGCCGGATGGTTTCTTGATCGTGTACAGTGTCCTGCCGCACACGAATATCACGATCGACATGATCATCAGCACTGCCGGGACACCGAATGCTAGCGGGAAACAACTGCTGTCGCCGAAACAGTGCACGTCCTCTCGCAGGATCGGCGTTAGCGTGGTAGAGATGAGGGAACCAGCGTTAATAGCGAAGTAGAACAGCGAGAAGAACTTGGCCAATTGAGCTGCTTGTTCCGGGAGCTTAAACTGATCGCCTCCGAACGCCGACACGCAGGGCTTTATGCCTCCGGATCCGACCGCTATGAACAATAACCCCAGCACAGTCATTGACCTTGTGGGAAAAGAGAATAATATGGTTAACATTATTTTAACAGCAAAGTGGAGGAATGATTGTCTTCTCCTTCTTTGATAATACTCACGTGGCGGGCAGGTTTAGGGGAGGGATCGCACCCAGTGCGATGAGAGTACTTCCGGCGCAGTAAACCATCGAGAGGTAGAGAATTGTCTTGAACTTTCCCAGCCAGCTGTCTGCCAAAATTGCACCCATCATTGGGAAGAAGTACGCCAGGCTGGTGAAAATGTGGTAAATCACGGTGGCCGTATCCGTGGTGTAAGAGAGCTTCTGCGTGAGGTACAGCGCCAGCACGGCTACAGATGGGATAAAAGGATAAAAGGACATGTTAGTGTACCACTCGAGAGAAGTTTGAGAACGCATATTAAACTCACTGCGCATGCCATAATAATTAAACCGCTCGCTGAACTCATTgctgatgataaaaaatatagaTCGTGGATACCGCACCGGCTGAAAGGACAAGAAATGAAAAGTACTTAGAGCTCAGTTTGCAACGCACATGATACGCGCAAAAGATCACATGTTGGTTGGATGTGTGGTTTGATGCCAACAGCATAATACGATTCGAAATCTTGAGCTTGAACCGATGCCAATTCGAAGTTCAGGATCATCCTATCGACGGAATTGCTATTTTGGGATGGCTAATGTGAAGCTTTATCGTTGGTATCTATTAACTTTAACGTAACTATTTTgtgcatactttttttttgtcagttcTGCTACTGAACTATGTCTGGAAAGCTCCCACGTAAGACGTTTAATTCCACATTCTATAACGTTAAGTTTCTTCCTGACAGCAATAAAGAGACAACTGAACAATATTATCGCGTTCGGAAGCGTTGCATACGTAGAGTTCATTTTTCCAGTTCAGGAGAATTGCTCATATGCTAATGAAAATGGATAGTTAG
This window harbors:
- the LOC128720761 gene encoding uncharacterized protein LOC128720761 — translated: MNLNLFPNEVLCCIFDYLPWKDRQRVSLVCSRWNSIINSNHYLRRQKLVLYNYNKAKFFSGVGVELLNRQHAIEFNSNAMLDTEELLDTIDRSLSSGAAMVKSLSLLLRSEHKLAFGLVVANIPKLTYLTELNISANEALTNGVHIDSACLEKINISFYQNSLCKLNTPRLHTLHLTVRYRSEMNLLSTISSQLIELKVSFISKDHVAQLFDCDFSSLKELDISLKNDKYIMYSVSPVHKRRLDRKGVFAETIVGLETLRIIDFCNIFENDFLRMFTYAKSLKALTINNFKLVNEVKELINGFENLSYLNLEGCQRMDETKKLTLPSLQTLVISYKQLSLFSVSQLSTLRTLYYFNTAKDQTHFIRQIAQVFANLTFLCLQNFDNELDSNAFRNLNLLSKLRVLVIKNMSVSSQIFANCPMIPHLERLVTETIVTEVSILDAIPAKFPSLQTFVIKDCFLYLIPKESAKFYTTFDELRRQMPYCRISTKESTIFNNNAKHS
- the LOC128731085 gene encoding peptide transporter family 1-like, yielding MVSTRFEVNSTPPVRYPRSIFFIISNEFSERFNYYGMRTVLALYLTQKLSYTTDTATVIYHIFTSLAYFFPMMGAILADSWLGKFKTILYLSMVYCAGSTLIALGAIPPLNLPATSMTVLGLLFIAVGSGGIKPCVSAFGGDQFKLPEQAAQLAKFFSLFYFAINAGSLISTTLTPILREDVHCFGDSSCFPLAFGVPAVLMIMSIVIFVCGRTLYTIKKPSGNMIVLVFKCIGNALTVRSKERSANPRDHWLDYAESKYGKGIVSDIKSLMKILILYIPLPVFWALFDQQGSRWTFQATRMNGEVGGFTIKPDQMQVINPLLILAFIPIFESFVYPVLAKIGIRRPLQKLSFGGLLAGAAFVLSGFVEIALDRTNAVLPAGHEAQLRVFNGLPCDYRFHTDMPNLTSFSVPSRGVFEALHIDVPSNSTTFQFRAETAEISCVRDNMTEFSGTFYLNPGNAVSYFISRKGGKSSFVEFADTAEKHRNGLPRMRLLANVRTPKHVLLRHNWNADLVYNISLNRYDQMTVTDGEYGVFVGDRQIANVKLSLGGVYTLLLDEFLENEFNLQTHVITPSNSVHMLWLVPQYVVITAGEVMFSITGLEFSYSQAPESMKSVIQAFWLLTVAIGNMLVVFIAEAKFVQSQSLEFFLFAALMFLDMGLFMILAMRYRYSNSSSLDSIEVQTNPKKMNDPLAISDSLSERSAKSTTYANEAFRED